One Paenibacillus sp. SYP-B4298 genomic window, TCGAAGGTGAATACCATCACCATCTCGCGTTCTACGCCCTCATCGTCGCTTACCAAAAATACATGCTCTTCATGATCATGGTCATGACCGCATCCGCAATCATCACCGTGCTTGTGTTCGTGTTCGCTCACTGCAATACCCCATTTCACATTTAAATGTCACCCACGTATAGTAACATGTTCAGGAGGGATGGTCAAACATGCAGTCTGACGAGGCATGCCTGTTCGATAACTAGGGATTACTGGGCGGTAATCGTCTTCTCTGACACCAATGTCCAATCGCTCGTTGCTGTCTGCTTCATATAGAAGCGGACGGAATATTTGCCTGCCGAATCGAAGCTGTAACGGAAATCCTCTGTGCGGAACCAGAAGTTGTCCAATGACTTGTTGACCGTCTGCGACTGAATCAGCTTCTCATCCCCTGACGGGTCAGCTATGACCACCTTTACCGCGTGAATATCGGTCTGCAGGTTGTCAATCTGCGAGAACACACTGAAAGTAACCTTGCCTTGCTTCACATTGCCGAATGTAACTTGCTTCTGATTCTGATCCTGGAACAAAAACATATGTACATTCGGTTTATAAATGGACGCCCGTTTGGCGCTGTCATCCCAGACAACCAGCGCTTGCAGCGAGCTCGCAATCTCCCGCAGCGGAAGATAGGTGCTCCCCTCTGCCAATAAGCCAGACTCCTTCGATTCAATTCCATTCACAAATACTCTTACCTTCTGCGCTGCAGAATCTGCGAAGAGCACTGTCCCGCCCCATAGAGAAAGCGCCAGCGTCAACACAACCAGCTTCTTAAATTTCATTATGGTCAAACCTCCATCCATTGTTGCACTTGTTAAGTTATACTCTTTGCTTAGAGCAAAGTTGCGGGATAGCGGAACACTTTTTTGCGGCCTTTCTAGTTGCTTCAGGAAAGAGCGATACGGAAATTTTCTTTCAATTTCGCATAAAAAGTGATAAATTCTATATAACATATCTTGTCAGGAGGCTCTAACGCTTGAATATTCAAATGCTTGGTACGGGGAGTGCTTTTGCCAAAGACTTTTACAACAATAATGCATTGATCTATGCTAGCGGACAAACTCTCATGGTGGATTGCGGCATCACTGCTCCTGCTGCCCTGCATGCCCTAGGCAAGCGGCCTGACGAGGTGGATGCGCTGCTGATCACCCATATCCATGGCGACCATGTCGGCGGGCTGGAGGAATTCGCCTTTCGGATGAAGTTTCAATATCATAAAAAACCAGTGCTCTACGTGGCAGAATCGCTGCTGGAGCCGCTTTGGGAGAATACGCTCAAGGGCGGGCTGGCGCAGGAGCCCTGGTACACGTTGGAGGATTATTTCACCTTGCGGCTAATGAAGGAGAATGTCCAGTACACACTCGCTCCTGATCTGTCGTTTGAAATTATGCAGACCCCCCATATCCCGCATAAGGCGAGCTATTCGCTCTATATTAACGAGCACCTATTCTATAGCGCCGACATGCGGTTCAATCCGCAGTTGCTGCACAGGCTAGTCGAAGAACGGGGCTGCGATGCGATCCTTCATGATTGCCAGTTCATCGCGCCTGGCGCTGTCCATGCGTGCCTGGATGAGCTGCTGACCTTGCCCGCAGAGATGCAGCAGCGCATATGGCTCATGCATTATGCTGATAACCAGCCGGAATTCAAGGGCAAGACCGGAGCTATGCGCTTCATGGAGCAGCATCGCGTCTACAGTGAGGCCGAGCTGGCCACATCCAGCACCCAAGCGGGCTAGACGCTATGCCCATTTTCAACCATGACCAAACGCCGCACGCTAGTTCTTCTGATGAAGAAGTCAACGTGCGGCGTTTGCTTGTCTGACTAATGTGCCAGGTTAACTGTCAGCCTGGGCTCTATCGTGTGCAGCGCACCAGGGTGTGTCTTCAAACTCTAGGTCGTGTCTGAACACCCGTTCAAGGGCATCTCTCCCCGCCTTTTCGCCCCATGCTGCGTTGCTTTTTCTTGACGTACCCCCTGTACGCCTGCGAAAAAGCGCCTTGCCTGGAACGAAAATTCGGCCAGATCTGTTCCGTTCAGAGTGTTCAGACACGCCCTAAAACAGCGGGAGTTGATCCAGATTATTAGTCGGGTCTCCATCCGCATCACCGCGGATATAAGTTTCGCCATCTCTACCCTTAAAGCTGTTCACCCCGGCGATCTGCCCTGCCTGCACGGCCTGCAGCGCCTCCTGATAGTTCATAACACGGCCGTTAGACGTCTGAAAAGCCGTCAGATCGCCATCACCGTTCTTCTGCACAGCTACAAACCGCTCGCGTTGATCGGTAGTAGAAGGCTGCGCCTGCGGGTGAATACCAAGCTCCTGCTGGTACGGGTTAGCCGTCTGGTTCTGCATTTGCGAATGAGCTTGGTTGGATACACTACTGGCACCCTGTTGCTGCATTTGGCTGCCAGCCAGGTTGGCCATGTCTTGCTGCTGATTGGAATTTCCATTTGGATTCATACTTCATTCTCCTCTACATCCGTAATGGTTGCATCGAAGTTAGTATGAAGCATTCCCCCATCTATCATACATTGCTGTGCTGTCTTATGCTTGAACATAGCAAACTGTCATAGCATGCAGGCACGTCATTCCTTGCCTAAGGCTGGGTTAGAAGCTGTTGTCCGGGCCGGTATGGATCCATCCTTGGTCGGCTTGGCGACGGCAACGGCTCAATCATGCCCGAGCTGGAATAGATGTCCTGGCGGACAGAGGGCCCGTATACATCCTCGATAACCACCGCTTGAACCGCTTGCTCCTCCTGCCGAGGTTCCTGAACTCCCAACAACAACAGCATCCATATGCTACAGGCCAGCAGCGCCAGTATAGCCATCCATCCTGCTGCCACTCTCCACATCTGCTGTTCCCCCCTTTAGAATTACACGTACACGCCTCGGTTGAGCCTGGACTGCGCAGGCCATCTAAGCAGTATTGCCTGATCCACTCCTCTCCAAACGAATTACAATGGCGAATAATATGCGATTCCATATTTCAAACTAAGCAAGTCAAGCGAACACCAGACAGATGCGCAGTGATGCGGCTGTGTTAAAGGAGGGATGGGAAATGAGCAAAGCATTTGACAGTAATTATAATTGTGCGAACGCCTCCGAGGATCTCCAAGAGCTGAAGCATTCGCTGGAACAGCTACAATCACAGGGTGAGCTGACACAAGAGCAGCAGGAGGAAGCGAATCGGCTGGGCAACCTGATTCATTTTATTACAAACAAATGTGATATTCATAACGGCTAACTGAAAGAAAGGAGCGGAAATATGGCTGAGCATAATCCATTACCGACCAGGGCAAAGAAGGACAACACTTCCCCTCTGTCTGCCCAGAAGCACAAGAATGCCAACGCCACCGATGAGCGGATGGAAGCACCTCCAGGAATCGAGCCAGGCTACGACTACATCTGGGGCAGTGATCAGGATGAGCTGGTGCAAAACCATACTGAACGCGATACGAAATAAGCGCCGCACGAAACGGTAGTCACCGCCACCCACCCTCTGGTTAGGATATTCAGGCTCCCCAACTGCGCCGAGCTGCATAGCGTTTACGCCATGGGGGGCTTGAATGACCATGGGTTTATCCGGGCACCCATTCATTAATATGCCGTCTTCAACTATACTGCTCGCCTCGCATAAATTTAATAGAAACATATAACGGCACACCGCCCTATTTTTTTGGCAAAAAGTGTTGACTTTCATGTTGGATACTGGTATATTATTAATTGTCGCTGATATGATCTGTTAGCTCAGCTGGGAGAGCACCATCTTGACAGGGTGGGGGTCAGTGGTTCGAGCCCACTACAGATCATTACGAAGAAACCCTTGTGTAGCAAGGGTTTTTTGCTGTTTATGGACGTAAAAATAAGACCTCATGAGGCCGTGTTTTTTGAATTTGGTGCCGATTTGGTGCCCTTTATTCTACTAAAGCACTATTGGTGCCATTTGGTGCCGCAAAAAACATCTCTCCGAATGCGTCCGCTGTCTCCTGCTGCATGTGTGGTGTAATGTGAGAATAGCGATCTAGCATCTTCACGCTCGACCAACCCATCCTCTCTGCAATACGCTTATTGTTCTCCCTCATCTTCAACAGCATGACAACATGCGTATGACGCAAGTCATGGAACCGTATCTTCGGTACTCCTGCCTTCTCGATCAGGCGATAAAACGAACGGTTGATATTGCGCGGCGACAACGGGCTACCTAATCGTGTCCACCTCCTGCATACGCAAGCCTAGAATCTCAGAACCAATAGGAATGAATTCTGGAGGCGCGTGAGATGTTTAAGCTGCTTGATTATGTAGAATACCGAAACTTCAACGGGCGAAGCAAGCATGTGAGAACAGCGAGCATTTAGTGAAGGATCATTTCGTGGAGATGCACGATATGATTGTTGCATTGTCCCGTTACGCTTGCTACCTCATCATTCAGAGCATCGACCACGCGTAACATAGAAGGGGGAACCCCAGAGGTTATTTCTCGGAGACAATACTAGAAAGAGCCGCCATAGTTGCGGCTCTAATTATTCATACCATCTAGGTTGATTAGTAACCTTTCTGAATATTTCCACCTACTTATTGAATAATCAGCTCAGGATTAATCAATTTGATCTGTTTGATGATCTGTTTATAGTTCATAAATGCCACTGGACAATTTTTTGATTTGGCTTCAATGACATGTTCGAAATATAACATCCCTCGTTTTTGGTTCACCAGCATGACCTTATCCATATTGACCACCGTGTTTCTGTCTACCTTCTGAAATCTGAAACCGGAGGCATTCAGTGCAGCACAAAAATATTTAAGCGATCCCATAGCCAAGTATTCCTCATGCTGCAAATGGAACACCACATGACCGTCATCATGAGAGAAATACAATATATCATGTGGACTAATCTGAAAAAAGCCGGAATGACCATCAATATCGCGAGTAAGTGACAAGAGCATACAATCACCTCCTGGCTTTAAGTAGTTCTTCCGGTGTCTCATCCTGGTAGACATATAACCAGCTTGCAGTGGATACGACAAGCACGGCCAATGCTCCTAAAACTGTTGCGATATGATACAGTAATCTTCCTCTTCTCAAGTCACTCTCCTCCTTCCCTCGATCAAAGTTAAGCATTGAACAAAAAAGGAAGCAGCGAGTACAGAGGAGTGAAACACCAGATTGCTTGCAATTATAAGCATCGAGATATATTTTAACAAAGGATAATAGTGATGCGGTATTCTGGTTTGTCTTTCGATTCGAGATGGAGCAAACCAGAGGGCTAATAGAAGAGAAAGAATCGTCAACACATAAAGGAGTGGCTTGTCCAACTGCACAAAAGCCAGTGTCAGCGCACCCGTCGTTGAAATGATAATGCACAGCAGACCCGATTTCAAATGAATCCCTCCCGAGAACTGCCGCAGCAATGCGAAGCCCGCTAATGCAACCGCAGACTCTGCAAACTTGCCTAGAGCTGAAGCAATGACGAGGGTAAGCAGCGTAGTGAGTACAGCATTCAATAGAAAAGCAATAGAATATTTCAGGACTTCTACACTGCTAGGGTGCTCAGGCACAGATTTTTTGATCTGCGTAGCTAATCGGGTCGCAACTGCATTGATCATAGCTTCTCCTCCACTTCCTTTCGCAAGGCATAATAGAGAAATACGGCGAGAGAGAATAAAATAATTACAAAGTTTGCTTTAATATCCTGAAAATACATCATAATACACAGCACTAAAGCAAAGAGAGTGATTAAAGTCAACACCGCTATTCTCTCCCATTTGAAGCGAAGCTTCTCGAACTCAAAAGTGAAGCCCAACCCCCGTGAATATATGAACCAACTGCCGCCAAGTGCCAACAGGCTGCTAATGAGCTGCAATTCATACCCCTCTACAGAATGGCCTGACACTTTCTCAATCGTAAAGTAGCCAAACGACAAAAGCAATACTGAGGATTGAATGAGGGCATAGCTTATATATCCGGTTACGGTTATAACCGCAGACCAGAACAATGGTATACGGATCACAGTCTTAAAGAACAACACTGTCAACAACAAATTAATAATCGGTGAAATTTCAACAAGAGCCAGCATGTCCCTAATTACATAATTTTGAAAGCTTATTAATAAAGACATAATGACTATGCTCCATATATGCTTCGTCACCTTAACCCGAAACAAATATAAAGCAACACTCAATACCGCAATTCCTTCAATGGTTGAAAATAATAGAAACCCCGCGACATCCATCCTGGGCACCGTCTTTCTACATCTAATTCTATCTCTCTACGCACTAGACTTTCCCACTGTAGGGCTCAAAGTCCTATATAGATTTTCACATACAACGCCTCTTCTACGCAACCATAATTTACACCAACAACGCCTCCTTCCTCGCAGAATACGTTCCCGCGAAAGCTATACAGAAAAATGCAGTTTTTGGCGATTGAAGTCGGAAAAATGTAAAAATTTAGATTAAAGTTCAGAGCTTGTATAGTTTCGTTTGTTATGATGAAGGCATATTATTGTCTGAGGTGAATGAAATGTACTCCCATATTGATCCCAATACACCGCTGAAGCATTACTTCGACATCATCGAGCCATGTCTGACGCTTGACATTAATGAATTACGACGAGTGGCTTATGCTGACGAATATAAGAAGACAATTTCCCTCATGATTGGTTCGCTGCGCAGAAAACGTTATGTTACGATTGGTCATGTGCTGAATGCAACCTGGGCTGAGCTCGGACAAGTCCGTAATTTCGGAATTAAATGCCAACTGCTGCTATTCAGCTATCTTGACCGAATCGTGCACCACCCTGAATGTCTCATCCACCTCGAAGTTGTAGAACGTAACCGGAAAATAACCGCAATCAAGCGCAGACTTCGGGAAATGGGTATGATTCAGTAGCCGATTGCCGTTGTGCGCCCTCTGGTCATCCGCCCCTTTTCCTGGCCGCTCCATGATTCCCCACACCGACCTCTACTGTTCGGCATATCCTGAAGCAGCAGCGCATTGCCCGAGCTCCACTCCTTCCAGGGGCGTATTCAGCCCTTTCCTTCGCATGTGTCATAAAGGAGATTCCCGGGTAATATAATACTATGCAGAACACCCGCGAGCACGAAGGCAGCGCAGAGGAAAGGGATGCAGGAAGGAATGAACAACGAGATGAGAGAGAGCAACCAACCGCAACAGCAGCAGCAGAATACCGCCGGAAAGGACGAGACTCCGGTAACATTCCGCTCAGTCGATGACATATTGGAATACTATCAACAAAAACGATGACGGGAGCCTGCTCCCGTCAAGGTTGGTACCCCCTACCTCTTGAGATGTGGGGGTACTTTTTTGTGTATTGTTCATGCCTGTCTGCTCCAGCAAAGCTTCACCTCTTGTCCTCCTGTGTATGTTGCTGCCTGTACATAATCGTCAGCATACGCCAGAAGTCATAGCTCCCGACAGGCGTATCATAATATGCCGCCAGCCCTTTCGCAGCCTCCTTCGCCCAGCTTGGCGCTTCCATCGCTTGCAGCTTCTCAAGTCGGCCCGCAGCCGCCTCCAATCGTTTGACCGCTTCCTCCAACTGTGTCAGACGCTCGTCCTGCTCCTGATCCTTCGCCATCTGCTCCTCCCCCTTCTCTGCCATGGTGTCATACTGCTCTAGGCTGTACTGCACAATCAATCTGACAAGCTTGCTTGCATATGCCGAATCGGTAGCATAGCCTGCATCCTGCAGTGCTTGAGCCTGCTCCTTGGGTGTACGACCGCTTCTCACCTGGGCATACCGCGCATTCTGGAGTAGCAGATCCTGATCTTTATAGAATGCATAGACGCTGTCATAGGCCCGAAAAGCAGCAGTAATCTGTACATTCTGCCCGTTATAGACCTCCCATGTCCCTTGCCGCACGACTGCACCGCGCCAATACGCATTAGGCATGCCGCTTCCCACCTTGTATCCGCCCAGATTATAAGTTGCGGGAATGGAATTACCGCCAGTCTCCAATATATTTTGTGCTAATCGGACAGATGGCAGCAGCGGCGACCCCTCGCGGCGCGCCTGAATCGCCTGCGGAGCCAGTTGTGCAATGAATTGCTCCCGTGTCATGAGCCTCTCCCTCCTCCAGGCTGCGGACGCGACTTGTCCGTGCTTGTATACCATATGCTGGCGGCAGCATTCAGAGGCGGCGCTAGACCCAGGACTTGCGTGGTTTTTGGTGCGGAATTCCTGAGGGAGGTCGTCTGCAAAAATGAGTCTTTGGCCCTCACTGCGCGAGCGCAACATTATTTTGCCAGTCTGCGTCTACACTAATAACTGCAGAGCTCTTGATGCCTTATGCCGGTTTCTTGCTGGCATGCCCGGGGGGCACTTGGATATGCAGCCAGAGCATGCAGAATAATAACAACATACATTTTCGAGGTGAGAGACAAATGAAGAAACGTATCCTAATGCTTATGCTGATGTCACTGGTCGCACTGGTCGGGGTTAGCCAATCCGCATGGGCCTTCAAGGACACTCAGAACCACGACTTCAAGAACGAGATTGAGGGGTTGAAGCAGCGCGGTATTATTAGCGGTGACAAGCACAACCAGTTCAAGCCAGGAGCGAAGCTGACCAATGCAGAAGCAGTCGTACTTATCGTCAAGGCGTTCGATCTGAACATTAACAACCTGCGTTTTATTAAAGAACCCAAGGTCAGCGATTATTATACCAAAGCCAAGGATAACACCTGGTATTCACAGGCCTTCATTATCGCGCAGTATAATCAGTTGGAGCTTCCCCAGGATATTGATCCGTCAGCACGTATTACACGGGAACAGTTCGCCCATTACTTATTTAACGGAATACAGCGGACGGGTGAGTACGTCTGGATCGAACCCTATATTCTAATGGATGACGCGAAGAAAGTTACAGACACCTATATGAATAGCGTCCAGAAGCTGCTCATTATGAATATTGCCAAGCTGGACAACAAGCAACGCTTCCAGCCACAACAGTCTATTTCTAGAGGTGAAGCAGCAGCCTGGATCTACCGCGCAATCCAATTTGTCGAGTCCCAATCCAGTCAGCAGCCTCAGCAGCCGTCCTACGGTCTTGAACTACAGCATACAGTCAGCAAAGTGAACGACGATGTGAACAAAGTGACGATTACAGCTACGGTCGGACATCCAGGCTATGGATTGCGTGTCTCATCCATTGATTTTGCAGGCAAGGAAGCAACCATCACCGTCCAGGTAGTCGAGCCTGATCCAGATAAGATGTATCCTCAAGTCATTACGGATGCTTCAGTATCCACCTATATCGATAGCCAATATACGAGCATCAAGCTGGTAGAAGCCGCCACCTCCAGCCCGCATGTGCCCGTAATCTCCAAGGGAAAATACCATGCTGGCTAAAGACGCACACGATAGCCGTACCGAGCGATCCTCTATGGATCGCTTTTTTTGCTCAGATATGAAACCACTCGGTATATTGGCGCGTACTAATACATAACTACCATATGAACCATAAGGAGGAACATCTACCATGTCTATATTTAAACGACTGCGTGATTTAACCCTATCCAATGTGTATGCTCTGATCGAGAAGGCCGAGGACCCGGTCAAGCTGACAGATCAATATATTCGCGACATGCAAGAAGATCTGGAGGATGCTGAGAAGGCCGTAGCTTCCCAGATTGCACTGGAGAAGAAATTCAAGCTGCTGTATGAGGATCAAGCGGCACTTGTGGAGAAGCGCAATGAGCAAGCTCATCTGGCTGCACAAGCGCAGAACATCGATCTTGCCCGCCGCGCGCTGGAGGAGAAGAAGGCTGCCGAGCAGAAGATGAATGAATATAAGGCCAGCTTCGACCAGAACAAGGCCTCTGCTGATCAGCTCCGCGCCAAGCTTGAGGAGATGCGCAAGCAACTGCAGGAGATGAGGAATAAGCGTGATACGCTTGTTGCACGCTATAATGCCGCCAAGGCTCAACAGGAGATCAACAAGGCGGTGTCCGGCTTCAACGCCGATTCGGCCGCGTCGGGCTTAAAGCGTATGGAGGAGAAGATGCTCCAGATGGAGGCTCAGGCGGAGGCCGGCAATGTCATGAACACCAGGGAGCGCTCGCTGGACGAAGAGTTTGCCGCGCTGGGCAAGGATAAGGCGGTGGAGGATGAATTGGCAGCCTTGATGAAGCAATACGAGAAGAACGTATAGTCTTGCATCCCTTGAGTCTCGATTGTGACAATCGTGTAATAAAATTAAAGCGTCGGCAGGCAGCCCATGGAGGCTGCTCGCCGGCGCTTTTGTCTTGTGCGTCGTTCTATGTACGGGGAGGTTTGAGGAAATTCCCTACAACTACAGATGCAGATCCTGAGATAGTCGAATCATATCCCTGCACTGTATTCCGTTCTCATGGATTTCTTCGGAGTAATGTCTAAGGAAGAAATCCACATCGACGCCAACTATTCTAAAGCCGCATTTTTGGTACAGGGCTAACTGTCCTACGCTCGAGTTTCCTGTCCCTATTTCAATCGTTTTGTAGCCTTTCGATCTAGCGGCCTCAATGGCATGTAGAACTAGTTTTTTTCCTATGCCCTTGCCGTGCATGCTCTCTGTTACCGCGACGTTAACCAGTTCTACCGTCTCAGGTCTTGTAGGCAAAAGCACATAAACCCCAACGATTTCATTGTCCATCTCGGATACGTAACATTCTCCTCTAGTTAAGTAATCCTGAACTAGCTCTTGAGAGGGATCAGCCAACAGCAACAGATGCATAGGGCAGGTCTCTTCACCATTTAATTTTCTAATCTTCATAACCGTCTCCTCCATTGCATAATGTGACATCAGAATAACTGTTCACTTCGGTCTCTGACTGCATGGACGCAAACTCACGATGGTAAGTCGACACTAGTCAATCTGCCATTCTATAGGCTGACCGCCGATCGACTGCAAGAATTCATTCGTCCGCGAGAACGGGCGGCTGCCAAAAAATCCACGGTGCGCAGCGAATGGACTCGGATGCGCTGAAGCGATCACGCAATGTCGATTGCGGTCGATATAGGCTGCCTTATCCTGGGCATGCTTGCCCCATAGGATGAACACCAGCGGGCGTTCCCGCTGATTCAGCAGCTCGATGATCCGGTCAGTGAACCGCTCCCACCCTTTTCCCTGATGGGAATTCGCATTGCCTGCCTGAACGGTCAGCACGCTGTTGAGCATCAGGACGCCCTGCTCGGCCCATTTGACCAATGATCCATGATCGGGAATCGGACAGCCGAGATCGTTATGCAATTCCTTGTATATATTTTGCAGTGATGGCGGGATGCGTACTCCCTTCTGCACCGAGAAGCTGAGCCCATGCGCCTGCCCTGGGCCGTGGTAGGGGTCTTGCCCGATAATAACCACCTTCGTATTCTCATAGGAAGTATGATGCAGTGCATTAAATATATCATGCATGTCCGGGTAAACCTTCTTGGTCTTGTACTCCTGCGCCAGATAGCGGCGAAGCTCCTGGTAATACTCCTGCTCCAGCTCGGACTGCAGCCAATCCGCCCAGTCGTTTCTGAAGATGATTGCCATACAAAAAACGCCTCCCAACAAGTGTAAGCCGCTGACGCCGTCTGAGCACGGCATCCTCTCGTTCATGTCGATATATAAGCTCGTCCTAGCTACATAGCGCTTATATAGTCATAACGGTGCCGAATCGGTCTTTGGCAGCCTGTCTGCTATAGTGAGTGATGACGATTATCACTGCCCAAAATAATGAAAAATAGCAGAACTAGTTTAATTATAAATGATGACGCTTTAGGCAACAATAAAGCTAGAGGACTTATTGACACATAAGCTGAAAAAAGTTATGCTTACTAAGCAATTTGTTAATCCAATGGAATAGGTGGGACAACATGGCCTTTAAACCGGTTATTAAAGAAATCGTCGCTTCGGATCGCAATGAAGAAAATGGCTTGCATCAATTCGTCGTCACCCTGACGAACCAGGCGAAATGCCGCTTGTTTTTCAGCAAAAATCCGGAATGGAAAATTATCGGCGTGAACCGTCTGCTTAATATGCCTTGCCCGATTTGCCGTAAGGACTATTATTGCAATTGCATGAGCAATTACGCCGCAGACTTTGAACAGCAGATTTTGGAGCAGAAGCACCTCTAACGATAAAAATGGAGGCCGCCCTGGCTTCTTTTTTTATTTTTAGGGCTCTTTTTGCATTGGCAAGCTGTCCCTACATACGAAAGAACGCCCTGCCTGCATAGGACGTTCTCACAGTCGACTACATGGTTGCACCCCACCCCATCGCACTTGCGATAAGGCTCCTTACTTAAACAACGCGAAACATTCACGCTGATCTATGTAGCCTGACTTCCAATACCTATACCTTCACCTTGCCCACTGCCTCCGTCATCTCCCTCGTCTGTTGCTGCAATCGTTCGGACAGCTCTGCGATCTTGCGGAACATCCCCGACTGCTCTCCCGTCAGTCGGTAGATCTCATCCGATCGGTCAGAGACCTCAGCGGAGATACCCGAGATGGTCTGTACCGCCGATTCCGTCTCCTCAGCACCCGCTGTTATCTCCTCTGCGGCAGCCGATACTTCCTGAATACTGCCAGTTACGAGCTGGAAGGCATCGAGCACATGCGTGAACGTGGCTTCTGCTTCCCTTGTGAGTTCAACTCCTTCACCCACCTCTAGAACGGCCGTCCTCATCTGAACACCGATCTGCGCAGCTTCCTGCTCGATACCGAGCAGCAGACTGGACATCGCTTGCACAGAAGCTGCTGAAGCCTCCGCGAGCTTGCGCACCTCTGCCGCGACCACTGCAAAGCCTCTTCCATGCTCACCGGCCTGAGCCGCCTCGATCGAGGCATTCAGTGCCAGCAGCTTCGTCTGTGCTGCAAAATCTCTTACCGTATCCAGCACCCCGCCAATTTCCGATGAATAGCCATTCAATATCTGTACCCTTGTCGACACCTCCGCTGCTGAAGATGAGATGCTGCTGATCTGCTCCTTCATCCTTGTCATGCTCTGCTGCCCGCTCTGCGCCTTCGACAGCGCCTCAGCCGCCGCATCCGAAACAGCCGTCGACGATTCGGAGATGTCTGCGATCCCCTTGGCAATCTCCTCGATTGCTTTGGCACTGTCCCCCGCGCCTTGCTTTTGAGCGTGTGCGCCTTGCCGAATCTGCTCTACCGAGGTGTCTACGATGCTGTTCATATCCATCAACGCAGCGGCATCACGGCGGAACTGCTCTGTCGACTCCGTCAACACCACTGTTGTGGACGCAACGCCAGCGACCATGTCGCTGACTATTTTATTCAGATTGTCCGACATATGCAGCATCGCAGCATACGTGCTTCCAATCTCGTCCTCGCCTCGCAATGGGTACGCTCTCAATATCCGTCCCGCCTCAGCCAGTTCACCGCCAGCCATCTTATTAACGCTCGCCTTGAGCGGATAGAGCGGGCGAAGTCCTCGCACGATAACCCATAATACCGCCGCAATGCCGAGGATAGTTATCCCCGCCAACAGGACGTATAGCGGCGCACTCGCACGCAGCAGGTCGGCCTCGATCTGCCCGATCACTTGAACAGATGCATCGATGCCGATCACGCCGACCAAGGCTCCGCCGCTATCCATGATGGGAGCATAGGAGGACATATACTGTCCGTATTCCTGATTATCAATAATACTTGAGCTTGCGCTCCTCCCCTGCAGTAATTCCTTGACCGCCTCCGGCGGAATGTCGGTGACCTCATCTATGTCCGAGGCCTTGTCCGGGTCCTTCATGCCATCTACAACAAT contains:
- a CDS encoding DUF2524 domain-containing protein, which encodes MSKAFDSNYNCANASEDLQELKHSLEQLQSQGELTQEQQEEANRLGNLIHFITNKCDIHNG
- a CDS encoding accessory gene regulator ArgB-like protein, which gives rise to MINAVATRLATQIKKSVPEHPSSVEVLKYSIAFLLNAVLTTLLTLVIASALGKFAESAVALAGFALLRQFSGGIHLKSGLLCIIISTTGALTLAFVQLDKPLLYVLTILSLLLALWFAPSRIERQTRIPHHYYPLLKYISMLIIASNLVFHSSVLAASFFVQCLTLIEGRRRVT
- a CDS encoding stalk domain-containing protein produces the protein MKFKKLVVLTLALSLWGGTVLFADSAAQKVRVFVNGIESKESGLLAEGSTYLPLREIASSLQALVVWDDSAKRASIYKPNVHMFLFQDQNQKQVTFGNVKQGKVTFSVFSQIDNLQTDIHAVKVVIADPSGDEKLIQSQTVNKSLDNFWFRTEDFRYSFDSAGKYSVRFYMKQTATSDWTLVSEKTITAQ
- a CDS encoding DUF3892 domain-containing protein; translated protein: MHPQAQPSTTDQRERFVAVQKNGDGDLTAFQTSNGRVMNYQEALQAVQAGQIAGVNSFKGRDGETYIRGDADGDPTNNLDQLPLF
- a CDS encoding tyrosine-type recombinase/integrase, whose product is MSPRNINRSFYRLIEKAGVPKIRFHDLRHTHVVMLLKMRENNKRIAERMGWSSVKMLDRYSHITPHMQQETADAFGEMFFAAPNGTNSALVE
- a CDS encoding glycoside hydrolase family 73 protein → MTREQFIAQLAPQAIQARREGSPLLPSVRLAQNILETGGNSIPATYNLGGYKVGSGMPNAYWRGAVVRQGTWEVYNGQNVQITAAFRAYDSVYAFYKDQDLLLQNARYAQVRSGRTPKEQAQALQDAGYATDSAYASKLVRLIVQYSLEQYDTMAEKGEEQMAKDQEQDERLTQLEEAVKRLEAAAGRLEKLQAMEAPSWAKEAAKGLAAYYDTPVGSYDFWRMLTIMYRQQHTQEDKR
- a CDS encoding S-layer homology domain-containing protein — protein: MKKRILMLMLMSLVALVGVSQSAWAFKDTQNHDFKNEIEGLKQRGIISGDKHNQFKPGAKLTNAEAVVLIVKAFDLNINNLRFIKEPKVSDYYTKAKDNTWYSQAFIIAQYNQLELPQDIDPSARITREQFAHYLFNGIQRTGEYVWIEPYILMDDAKKVTDTYMNSVQKLLIMNIAKLDNKQRFQPQQSISRGEAAAWIYRAIQFVESQSSQQPQQPSYGLELQHTVSKVNDDVNKVTITATVGHPGYGLRVSSIDFAGKEATITVQVVEPDPDKMYPQVITDASVSTYIDSQYTSIKLVEAATSSPHVPVISKGKYHAG
- a CDS encoding cyclic lactone autoinducer peptide, with the translated sequence MLNFDRGKEESDLRRGRLLYHIATVLGALAVLVVSTASWLYVYQDETPEELLKARR
- a CDS encoding MBL fold metallo-hydrolase, with amino-acid sequence MNIQMLGTGSAFAKDFYNNNALIYASGQTLMVDCGITAPAALHALGKRPDEVDALLITHIHGDHVGGLEEFAFRMKFQYHKKPVLYVAESLLEPLWENTLKGGLAQEPWYTLEDYFTLRLMKENVQYTLAPDLSFEIMQTPHIPHKASYSLYINEHLFYSADMRFNPQLLHRLVEERGCDAILHDCQFIAPGAVHACLDELLTLPAEMQQRIWLMHYADNQPEFKGKTGAMRFMEQHRVYSEAELATSSTQAG
- a CDS encoding LytTR family DNA-binding domain-containing protein; amino-acid sequence: MLLSLTRDIDGHSGFFQISPHDILYFSHDDGHVVFHLQHEEYLAMGSLKYFCAALNASGFRFQKVDRNTVVNMDKVMLVNQKRGMLYFEHVIEAKSKNCPVAFMNYKQIIKQIKLINPELIIQ